The region GAAGCACAAAATGCTACCGATGTTCAGATGAAGATGTTTCTTACCCGATTAGGAGCAAATTCAAAAGCAATTATTACCGGAGATATAACTCAGATTGACCTGCCCGTTAAATCCAAAAGCGGATTAATTCAAGCTAAAGATATTTTAAGTGGAATATCAGGCGTTGGATTTGTTTATTTTGACAAAGAGGATGTTGTAAGGCATAAACTTGTTAAAGACATCATTGATGCATACGATAAGTTTAATAATGGTAAATAATAACTAATTAAATTCCGGCAGTTTTTTGCTCTCATTCCAGTATTTATCCATTTCTTCAAGATTTGATTCACCAATTGTTTTGCCTGATTCCTTAACTTTGCTCTGTACATAGTTAAAACGTTTTATAAATTTCTCATTAGTTTTTCTTAATGCGTCTTCAGGATTGATGCCAAGGAAACGGGAATAGTTTACAATTGCAAAAAATACATCACCAACTTCGTCTTCTAATTTTCTGTTCAAGTCATTTATGTTTGAGTTTACTGCTGATTGTGTTTTTATTCTCTCTACCTCATGCATTTCCTGAATCTCTTCGATTACTTTTTTCCATACGTCTTCCTTCTTTTCCCAGTCAAAACCTACTTTTGATGCTTTTTCCTGTAATCTGTTTGCCCTTTGTAATGCTGGTAAATTGTTCGGAACTCCATCAAGCACTGATTCTCTTCCTTCGCTGAGCTTGATTTCTTCCCAATTTTTTTTCACTTCATTTGAATCAGCTACTTTGGTATTACCAAAAACATGAGGGTGTCTTCTTATAAGTTTAGATTTTATAGAGTCAATAACATCATCAATCTTAAAATAATTTTGTTCTTCGGCAATCTCTGTATGAAATACTACGTGAAGTAATAAGTCTCCAAGCTCTTTCTTTAATTCCTCATAATTTTTATTATCAATTGCTTCAACAACTTCGTAAGCTTCTTCAATTGT is a window of Ignavibacterium sp. DNA encoding:
- the mazG gene encoding nucleoside triphosphate pyrophosphohydrolase, with product MTDSKFTDFIGIVKRLRKECPWDREQTNDSIKFNTIEEAYEVVEAIDNKNYEELKKELGDLLLHVVFHTEIAEEQNYFKIDDVIDSIKSKLIRRHPHVFGNTKVADSNEVKKNWEEIKLSEGRESVLDGVPNNLPALQRANRLQEKASKVGFDWEKKEDVWKKVIEEIQEMHEVERIKTQSAVNSNINDLNRKLEDEVGDVFFAIVNYSRFLGINPEDALRKTNEKFIKRFNYVQSKVKESGKTIGESNLEEMDKYWNESKKLPEFN